The following are encoded in a window of Microbacterium sp. LWO13-1.2 genomic DNA:
- a CDS encoding amidohydrolase family protein: MIIDVHGHMSAPDSYYAWKASLLAARGSHGGKPPVITDDDLIASYHAPHPSFGHVSHMTHIDDAGIGLQLLSPRPFHAMHSERPTKIVEWFTAETNNLIQRTTELFPGRFRGMAGIPQSPYLSVEQWLPELRRAITELGFVGAMVNSDPYEGTEVPPAMGERYWYPLYEELCALDVPMLLHSAGCKYPSREPYSLHFIQEETVAIWSMIQSNVFADFPDLKVIVAHGGGAIPYQMGRFLPSVVRTGVSYLDKLRKFYFDSCLYTQDSLELLMKTVGTDRVLFGSEKPGTGSQIDPDTGRWFDDIHLLIDDIEWLDADRRADVLENNARSLFRL; this comes from the coding sequence GTGATCATCGATGTCCACGGCCACATGTCGGCCCCGGATTCCTACTACGCGTGGAAGGCGTCGCTGCTGGCGGCTCGTGGGTCGCACGGCGGCAAGCCGCCCGTGATCACCGACGACGATCTCATCGCGTCGTATCACGCCCCGCATCCGAGCTTCGGGCATGTGTCGCACATGACGCACATCGATGACGCCGGGATCGGGTTGCAGCTGCTCTCCCCGCGTCCGTTCCACGCGATGCACTCCGAGCGCCCGACCAAGATCGTCGAGTGGTTCACCGCGGAGACGAACAACCTCATCCAGCGCACCACCGAGCTGTTCCCCGGACGCTTCCGGGGCATGGCCGGGATCCCGCAGAGCCCGTACTTGAGCGTCGAGCAGTGGCTCCCCGAGCTGCGTCGGGCGATCACCGAACTCGGATTCGTCGGAGCGATGGTGAACTCCGACCCCTACGAGGGCACCGAGGTGCCGCCGGCGATGGGCGAACGGTACTGGTACCCGCTCTACGAAGAGCTCTGCGCACTCGATGTGCCCATGCTGCTGCATTCGGCCGGCTGCAAGTACCCGTCGCGTGAGCCGTACAGCCTGCACTTCATCCAGGAGGAGACCGTCGCGATCTGGAGCATGATCCAGTCCAACGTGTTCGCCGACTTCCCTGATCTGAAGGTCATCGTGGCCCACGGCGGCGGCGCGATTCCGTACCAGATGGGGCGCTTCCTCCCGTCGGTCGTGCGCACCGGGGTCTCGTACCTCGACAAGCTCCGCAAGTTCTACTTCGACTCGTGCCTCTACACGCAGGACAGCCTCGAGCTGCTGATGAAGACCGTCGGCACCGACCGGGTGCTGTTCGGATCGGAGAAGCCGGGCACCGGCTCGCAGATCGATCCGGACACGGGCCGTTGGTTCGACGACATCCACCTGCTCATCGACGACATCGAGTGGCTCGACGCCGATCGTCGCGCCGACGTGCTCGAGAACAACGCCCGCAGCCTGTTCCGGCTCTGA
- a CDS encoding 4-carboxy-4-hydroxy-2-oxoadipate aldolase/oxaloacetate decarboxylase — protein MTDPTAIIAALRALDSCAISDALDTLGLPGAVIELSAMWPAGRTVAGRVRTVTAAPKASSGPVTHIATPLVAIAERDDVVVIDNHGHTDVSCWGGLLAEAAIQRGVAGVIVDGACRDVQESEALGLPVFARAAVPVSARGRIVQQAMDERIQVSGVSVASYDYVVADVNGVVFVAASDAARVVALAQRIADREARMAEAVRAGQDVSEVMHDSRFPTVTADPDSAEEK, from the coding sequence ATGACCGATCCCACAGCGATCATCGCGGCACTCCGGGCGTTGGACAGCTGCGCAATCTCGGATGCTCTTGACACGCTGGGTCTGCCCGGAGCGGTGATCGAGCTGAGCGCGATGTGGCCGGCTGGTCGCACGGTCGCGGGGCGGGTGCGCACCGTGACCGCCGCCCCCAAGGCGTCATCCGGTCCCGTGACCCACATCGCCACGCCGCTCGTGGCGATCGCCGAGCGGGATGACGTCGTCGTGATCGACAACCACGGCCACACCGACGTCTCCTGCTGGGGCGGTCTGCTGGCCGAGGCCGCGATCCAGCGGGGTGTGGCCGGGGTGATCGTCGACGGCGCGTGCCGCGACGTGCAGGAGAGCGAGGCGCTTGGCCTCCCCGTCTTCGCGCGCGCTGCCGTTCCCGTCAGCGCACGCGGGCGCATCGTGCAACAGGCCATGGACGAGCGCATCCAGGTCTCCGGAGTCTCCGTCGCGTCGTACGACTATGTCGTCGCCGACGTCAACGGAGTCGTCTTCGTAGCCGCATCCGACGCTGCTCGTGTAGTCGCCCTCGCGCAACGCATCGCCGACCGGGAGGCCCGGATGGCCGAGGCCGTGCGCGCCGGCCAAGATGTCAGCGAGGTCATGCACGACTCCCGATTCCCCACCGTCACCGCAGATCCAGACTCCGCGGAGGAGAAATGA
- a CDS encoding RraA family protein → MTDTLTERFAALGTATVSDALDKHSRPGSLLGIAPLADGQHMVGRAFTVRYVSAQVPAGTVGDFIDQVEPGQVVVLDNDGRVDCTVWGDILTAVAHHRGIAGTVIEGVCRDTHRALSIGYPIFSRGRFMRTGKDRVEVAEEQGPVTIGGVTVRAGDILLGDSDGVVAIPQDIEEQVLETAEMIHVREESILAAALGGATIAEARARFGYHDLQRADA, encoded by the coding sequence ATGACCGACACTCTCACCGAGCGTTTCGCCGCCCTCGGCACCGCGACCGTCTCCGACGCGCTCGACAAGCACAGCCGACCCGGCAGCCTCCTCGGCATCGCCCCGCTCGCCGACGGCCAGCACATGGTCGGCCGGGCGTTCACCGTCCGTTACGTCAGCGCGCAGGTGCCAGCGGGAACCGTCGGCGACTTCATCGACCAGGTCGAGCCTGGCCAGGTCGTCGTGCTCGACAACGACGGCAGGGTCGACTGCACGGTGTGGGGCGACATCCTCACGGCGGTCGCTCACCACCGCGGCATCGCCGGGACCGTGATCGAAGGCGTCTGCCGTGACACGCACCGCGCGCTGTCGATCGGGTATCCGATCTTCAGCCGAGGCCGCTTCATGCGCACGGGCAAGGACCGCGTCGAGGTCGCCGAAGAACAGGGGCCGGTCACGATCGGCGGTGTCACCGTGCGCGCGGGCGACATCCTGCTCGGCGACTCGGACGGTGTGGTCGCCATCCCGCAAGACATCGAGGAGCAGGTGCTCGAGACCGCGGAGATGATCCATGTCCGTGAGGAATCGATCCTCGCCGCGGCTCTGGGCGGGGCGACGATCGCCGAAGCGCGTGCCCGCTTCGGCTACCACGATCTGCAGAGGGCCGACGCGTGA
- a CDS encoding 4-carboxy-4-hydroxy-2-oxoadipate aldolase/oxaloacetate decarboxylase yields the protein MSDLDRDADELLRLGSATLYEASRSDCFLDPAFHPAWEGAQLVGRAFPVSAQIGDNLALHHGIETATAGDVLVVDGGGAAYGYWGEVMTVAAQARGIRGLVIDGGVRDTAQLAALGFPAFSTSISIRGTIKQWPGTVGQTVTLRGRVIRRGDVIVADRDGIAVLPAERYDDVLAASRERADKEDAYMARLRAGETTLDVYDLRRLGSPSSDTTP from the coding sequence GTGAGCGACCTCGATCGCGATGCAGACGAACTGCTGCGCTTGGGCAGTGCCACGCTGTACGAGGCGTCGCGCAGCGACTGCTTTCTCGACCCCGCATTCCACCCGGCCTGGGAGGGCGCTCAGCTCGTCGGACGGGCATTCCCGGTGTCGGCGCAGATCGGCGACAACCTCGCTCTGCATCACGGGATCGAAACGGCGACCGCGGGCGACGTGCTCGTCGTCGACGGAGGCGGCGCCGCCTACGGGTACTGGGGTGAGGTCATGACCGTCGCCGCCCAGGCCCGCGGAATCCGTGGGCTCGTCATCGACGGCGGCGTGCGCGATACGGCGCAGCTGGCCGCCCTGGGCTTCCCCGCCTTCAGCACGTCGATCTCGATCCGCGGCACGATCAAGCAGTGGCCAGGCACGGTCGGTCAGACGGTCACGCTTCGCGGACGTGTCATCCGACGTGGCGACGTGATCGTGGCAGACCGTGACGGCATCGCCGTCCTCCCCGCCGAACGCTACGACGACGTCCTCGCCGCATCTCGCGAACGCGCGGACAAAGAGGATGCGTACATGGCGAGGCTCCGCGCCGGCGAAACGACCCTCGACGTCTACGACCTCCGTCGCCTCGGCTCGCCGAGCAGCGACACGACCCCCTGA
- a CDS encoding FAD-dependent monooxygenase: protein MTQVLDADVLIIGAGPVGLVAALDLASRGISTVVVEQREYLEPPNVKCNHVASRTMESFRRLGFADEVRAAGLPTDYPQDVAFRTSLTGREFARIPIPASGERYTSRTGPDTSWNTPEPPHRINQTFLEPILATNAAASPNITLLNRTLFHSLSQGEESVSVVISDLDGSNERVLRGRYLIGADGGRSNVRKQIGATLSGDAVLQHVQSTCIRSVDLYEQMTAAEPRAWGYYTFNARRLGHVYAIDGRETFLVHTYLSPEEAAHEGAVDRDAAIQAILGVDEDFPYEVVSREDWVARRLLADRFRDGRVFIAGDATHLWVPFAGFGMNAGIADVLNLTWSLGAHLNGWAAEGILDAYEAERRPITEQVSHFAMNHQRKLARPGLPDALEDDSDAGDAARAEFGAAVHALNEPQFAAAGLNYGYVYGASPIIAYDDEQAPGYSMGEYTPSTVPGCRAPHFTLPDGSSFYDRLSAGYTLVVRDGGDGAALSAAAESRGIPFALVEADAEFLPVEYRCALTLVRQDQHVVWRGDTADAETAAHLWELLRGALVAAAV from the coding sequence ATGACCCAGGTCCTGGACGCGGACGTCCTCATCATCGGCGCGGGCCCCGTCGGGCTCGTCGCCGCGCTCGATCTCGCCTCCCGCGGAATCTCCACCGTCGTCGTCGAGCAGCGGGAGTACCTCGAGCCGCCGAACGTGAAGTGCAACCATGTCGCCTCACGCACGATGGAGAGCTTTCGCCGACTCGGCTTCGCCGACGAGGTGCGTGCTGCCGGTCTACCGACGGACTACCCGCAGGACGTGGCGTTTCGCACCTCGCTGACCGGACGTGAGTTCGCGCGCATCCCGATTCCGGCGAGCGGCGAGCGCTACACCTCGCGCACCGGACCTGACACCTCCTGGAATACTCCGGAACCCCCGCACCGGATCAACCAGACCTTCCTCGAGCCGATCCTCGCCACGAACGCCGCAGCGTCACCGAACATCACGCTGCTCAATCGGACGCTGTTCCATTCCCTGTCGCAGGGCGAGGAGTCGGTCTCCGTCGTGATCTCCGACCTCGACGGATCGAACGAGCGTGTCCTGCGCGGCCGCTATCTCATCGGTGCGGACGGCGGGCGATCGAACGTCCGCAAGCAGATCGGCGCCACACTCAGCGGTGATGCCGTGCTGCAGCACGTGCAGTCGACGTGCATCCGTTCTGTCGACCTGTACGAGCAGATGACTGCCGCGGAGCCGCGAGCCTGGGGCTACTACACGTTCAACGCGCGCCGACTCGGTCACGTCTACGCGATCGACGGTCGAGAGACCTTCCTCGTGCACACCTACCTCTCCCCGGAGGAAGCGGCGCACGAAGGCGCCGTGGACCGGGACGCCGCCATCCAGGCGATCCTCGGTGTCGACGAGGACTTCCCCTACGAGGTCGTGTCTCGGGAGGACTGGGTGGCCAGGCGGCTGCTCGCCGACCGCTTCCGCGACGGGCGCGTCTTCATCGCCGGAGACGCGACGCACCTGTGGGTGCCGTTCGCCGGTTTCGGCATGAACGCGGGGATCGCCGATGTTCTCAATCTCACCTGGTCGCTCGGCGCTCATCTGAACGGGTGGGCGGCGGAAGGCATCCTCGACGCGTACGAGGCGGAGCGTCGACCGATCACCGAACAGGTGTCGCACTTCGCGATGAATCACCAGCGGAAGCTCGCCAGGCCCGGCCTGCCCGACGCGCTCGAAGATGACTCGGATGCGGGCGACGCGGCTCGTGCCGAGTTCGGAGCCGCCGTGCACGCGCTCAACGAGCCGCAGTTCGCCGCGGCCGGACTCAACTACGGCTATGTCTACGGTGCCTCGCCGATCATCGCGTACGACGACGAGCAGGCTCCCGGCTATTCGATGGGGGAGTACACGCCCTCGACGGTTCCCGGATGCCGTGCCCCGCACTTCACGCTGCCGGACGGCTCGTCCTTCTACGACCGGCTCTCGGCCGGATACACGCTCGTGGTGCGCGACGGAGGCGATGGCGCGGCGCTGTCCGCCGCCGCTGAGAGCCGTGGCATCCCGTTCGCCCTCGTCGAGGCAGATGCCGAGTTCCTCCCCGTGGAGTACCGGTGTGCGCTCACACTCGTCCGTCAGGACCAGCACGTGGTCTGGCGGGGGGATACCGCGGACGCCGAGACGGCGGCTCATCTGTGGGAGCTGCTCCGCGGTGCCCTCGTCGCGGCCGCGGTCTGA
- a CDS encoding aldehyde dehydrogenase family protein: MNELLATVSLDADSGRPILDAATRAVIGHAPVQTVADLEVAVAEASAAQPAWAALGHAERARLMRLVADDIDAHAEELGEIITQEQGKVAGAGEAHGAAHWLRGAADTILEPQKLAEGSELHYVPLGVVASIGPWNFPVMIAVWHIAPALRMGNTVVIKPSENTPLSVLALIEIFRRHLPSSVVTAVSGDREVGAALAAHPDIAKIVFTGSTATGRRIVESSSANLARLTLELGGNDAGIVLPGTDVETVADKLFWGAFMNTGQVCAALKRLYVHDSVYEETVAALAARAEAAPLGSGHDKTNRLGPVQNPAQFDIVARLVDDARTRGARIVTGGEPAADLGPLFYRPTIIADVEDDAAVVYEEQFGPVLPVIRYFDVDDAVRRANGTEQGLGASVWGADTDAATDIAQRLDAGTVWINQHGGVDPQVPFGGTKASGYGLEFGVEGLKAMAATKVIRF; encoded by the coding sequence ATGAACGAACTCCTGGCCACGGTCTCCCTGGATGCCGACAGCGGTCGGCCGATCCTCGACGCGGCGACCAGGGCGGTCATCGGTCACGCACCGGTGCAGACCGTCGCCGACCTCGAGGTGGCCGTCGCCGAGGCATCCGCTGCCCAACCCGCGTGGGCGGCTCTCGGGCACGCGGAGCGCGCCCGCCTGATGCGTCTCGTCGCCGATGACATCGATGCACACGCGGAAGAACTCGGCGAGATCATCACCCAGGAGCAGGGCAAGGTCGCCGGAGCCGGCGAGGCTCACGGCGCGGCGCACTGGCTGCGCGGAGCCGCTGACACGATCCTCGAACCGCAGAAGCTCGCCGAGGGCTCGGAGCTGCACTACGTCCCGCTCGGTGTCGTCGCCTCCATCGGCCCATGGAACTTCCCGGTGATGATCGCGGTCTGGCATATCGCTCCTGCTCTCCGGATGGGCAACACGGTGGTGATCAAGCCCTCCGAGAACACTCCGCTCAGCGTTCTCGCGCTCATCGAGATCTTCCGCCGGCACCTCCCCTCGAGCGTGGTCACTGCGGTGTCCGGCGACCGCGAGGTGGGTGCCGCCCTCGCTGCGCACCCCGACATCGCGAAGATCGTGTTCACCGGATCGACGGCCACCGGCCGACGGATCGTGGAGAGCTCATCGGCGAACCTCGCCCGCCTCACTCTCGAACTCGGCGGCAACGATGCGGGCATCGTGCTCCCCGGGACCGACGTCGAAACCGTCGCCGACAAGCTGTTCTGGGGCGCCTTCATGAACACCGGGCAGGTGTGCGCCGCCCTGAAGAGGCTGTATGTGCACGACTCGGTGTACGAGGAGACGGTGGCAGCCCTCGCCGCGCGAGCGGAAGCAGCACCGCTGGGCTCTGGTCACGACAAGACGAATCGCCTCGGCCCGGTGCAGAACCCGGCTCAGTTCGACATCGTCGCGCGTCTCGTCGATGACGCCAGGACCCGCGGAGCCCGCATCGTCACCGGTGGAGAACCGGCGGCAGACCTCGGACCGCTCTTCTACCGACCCACGATCATCGCCGACGTCGAAGACGACGCCGCGGTCGTCTACGAAGAGCAGTTCGGCCCGGTACTGCCGGTCATCCGCTACTTCGACGTCGACGATGCGGTGCGCCGCGCCAACGGCACGGAGCAGGGACTCGGCGCGTCGGTCTGGGGCGCCGACACGGATGCTGCGACAGATATCGCACAGCGCCTCGATGCCGGCACGGTGTGGATCAACCAGCACGGCGGCGTCGACCCGCAGGTGCCGTTCGGCGGCACGAAGGCGTCGGGGTACGGTCTGGAGTTCGGCGTCGAAGGGCTGAAGGCGATGGCGGCCACCAAGGTCATCCGGTTCTGA
- a CDS encoding helix-turn-helix domain-containing protein, with product MNLEGHVQAYADRLSRPIIVFDVDFNVIAFSIHDRDVDHARLAIILSHKGSSRARESIKEYRVGHADGPVRIPPLDGGQTRHVAPVRHEGHLVGYVSSTIPEDTPDEHLIEDDAIRESRAQIGVILAAMALGNREDEDRALRLITALLDGDRDQRTRAADELLTGGLVSPVPHYSVITLAAPSGFDPSSAALRLVIDRALSAIPVFPALKAVGTVVDGEAVLVVPYEIDRDRLVGLLDLPAFASLRAGIGGAHAPLADAYRSRREARIAARGAAIDPTRDRVVHWEDLGLDRMLLQLPLETLTRSDLPGSVQRLLEAQSGPDLAHTLEAYLDCGCDAQRTALELHVHRSTLYYRLDRVRAITDVDLSDGLIRRELHTGLRVATLAGLR from the coding sequence ATGAATCTCGAGGGACATGTCCAGGCGTACGCCGACCGATTGAGTCGGCCGATCATCGTCTTCGACGTCGATTTCAACGTGATCGCGTTCAGCATCCACGACCGAGATGTCGACCACGCGAGACTCGCGATCATCCTGTCCCACAAGGGTTCCTCGCGAGCGCGCGAGTCGATCAAGGAGTACCGGGTCGGGCATGCAGACGGCCCTGTGCGCATCCCGCCTCTGGACGGCGGGCAGACCCGGCACGTCGCACCTGTGCGCCATGAAGGGCACCTCGTCGGCTACGTCTCCTCGACGATCCCGGAAGACACCCCCGACGAGCACCTCATCGAGGATGACGCGATCCGGGAGTCTCGTGCGCAGATCGGCGTCATCCTCGCCGCCATGGCGCTCGGCAACCGCGAAGACGAGGATCGTGCCCTTCGTCTGATCACCGCTCTCCTGGACGGCGATCGCGATCAGCGCACTCGAGCCGCCGACGAGCTCCTGACCGGCGGGCTCGTCTCCCCGGTGCCCCACTACAGCGTGATCACGCTGGCGGCGCCGTCCGGGTTCGACCCGAGTTCTGCGGCGCTGCGTCTCGTCATCGATCGCGCGCTCTCGGCCATCCCGGTGTTCCCCGCTCTCAAGGCCGTCGGCACCGTCGTCGACGGCGAGGCCGTGCTGGTCGTCCCGTACGAGATCGATCGCGACCGACTCGTCGGTCTGCTCGACCTCCCCGCCTTCGCGTCGCTGCGAGCAGGCATCGGCGGGGCGCACGCTCCCCTCGCGGACGCCTACCGCTCACGGAGAGAAGCGCGCATCGCCGCACGAGGTGCCGCGATCGACCCGACCAGGGATCGCGTCGTGCACTGGGAGGACCTGGGTCTTGACCGCATGCTCCTGCAGCTGCCGCTCGAGACGTTGACCCGATCCGACCTCCCCGGCTCCGTGCAGCGGCTGCTCGAAGCCCAATCCGGCCCGGATCTGGCGCACACGCTCGAGGCGTACCTCGATTGCGGATGCGATGCACAGCGCACCGCTCTGGAGCTTCACGTCCACCGGAGCACTCTCTACTACCGACTCGATCGAGTGCGAGCGATCACCGATGTCGACCTGTCTGACGGCCTCATCCGGCGCGAACTGCACACCGGCCTGCGCGTCGCGACACTCGCGGGGCTTCGCTGA
- a CDS encoding thiamine pyrophosphate-binding protein → MAKMTGGDALTQALISEGVETVFGIPGVQLDGLTDGMYRRQDEVHLMVPRHEQSTTYMADGYHRVTGKPGVAMVVPGPGVLNAGAGMATAYACSSQVMLLAGTIPSTLVGAGLGALHEIPKQTETIQGLTKWTARPTRVEEIPDLVHEGFRQMRTGRPRPVALELGPDILHAVADLEVGTPFAVDAPVAPEDKVAEIAQLLAASSRPVIHVGGGVKGQRAFDMLARLADLLDAPVVMSENGRGAIDARDPHALSAYSLWELRETADAVVSFGSRFLTPFGQQLNIGEARLALVNVDPADLTAPRRPDIAVNADATAVLEALVARVRRQEGWGAELRRLREDGDARVRAQVAPQMAFVDAIRASLPADGIFVNELTQIGYVSTYGYPVQAPRSYVWPGYQGTLGYAMPTALGAAVGAGDRPVVVVTGDGGIGWSLQEFATAKKYGIPLITVLFEDNRFGNVWRIQRDTYGGRFIGSDLTNPDFELLAQAFGIDFTLADDADAVQRGIAAAIAARQPAIIKVPVDVFPSPWPFIHEPKKH, encoded by the coding sequence ATGGCAAAGATGACAGGCGGCGACGCGCTCACCCAGGCTCTGATCAGCGAGGGGGTCGAGACAGTCTTCGGCATCCCCGGCGTGCAGCTCGATGGGCTGACCGACGGCATGTATCGGCGTCAGGATGAGGTGCACCTGATGGTGCCGCGACACGAGCAGAGCACCACCTACATGGCAGACGGGTATCACCGGGTCACCGGCAAGCCCGGTGTCGCGATGGTCGTTCCCGGCCCCGGCGTGCTGAATGCGGGTGCCGGTATGGCGACGGCATACGCCTGCTCGTCGCAGGTCATGCTCCTCGCGGGGACCATCCCGAGCACGCTCGTCGGAGCGGGTCTCGGTGCGCTCCACGAGATTCCGAAGCAGACCGAAACGATCCAGGGACTCACGAAGTGGACGGCCAGGCCGACCCGTGTCGAAGAGATCCCCGACCTGGTGCACGAGGGGTTCCGCCAGATGCGAACCGGCCGCCCCCGGCCCGTCGCGCTCGAACTCGGGCCGGACATCCTGCACGCCGTCGCCGACCTCGAGGTCGGCACGCCCTTCGCCGTCGACGCTCCGGTCGCGCCCGAAGACAAGGTTGCGGAGATCGCCCAGCTCCTCGCCGCCAGCTCCCGTCCGGTGATCCACGTCGGCGGCGGCGTCAAGGGGCAGCGGGCTTTCGATATGCTCGCTCGCCTCGCGGACCTGCTCGACGCGCCGGTCGTCATGAGTGAGAACGGGCGAGGCGCGATCGACGCCCGCGACCCGCACGCGCTCTCGGCGTACTCCCTGTGGGAACTGCGGGAGACGGCAGATGCCGTGGTGTCCTTCGGCAGCCGCTTCCTGACGCCTTTCGGTCAGCAACTGAACATCGGTGAGGCGCGGCTCGCGCTGGTGAACGTCGACCCGGCCGATCTGACTGCACCTCGTCGTCCCGATATCGCTGTGAATGCAGACGCCACCGCCGTCCTGGAGGCGCTCGTCGCCCGTGTGCGGCGGCAGGAGGGCTGGGGGGCGGAGCTGCGTCGCCTCCGCGAAGACGGTGACGCGCGGGTGCGCGCTCAGGTCGCTCCGCAGATGGCGTTCGTCGACGCCATCCGCGCGTCGCTTCCCGCCGACGGGATCTTCGTCAACGAGCTCACCCAGATCGGGTACGTCTCCACCTACGGCTACCCGGTGCAGGCGCCGCGATCCTACGTCTGGCCCGGCTACCAGGGCACGCTCGGCTATGCGATGCCGACCGCACTCGGCGCCGCCGTCGGCGCCGGAGACCGCCCGGTCGTCGTGGTCACCGGCGACGGTGGCATCGGCTGGTCGCTGCAGGAGTTCGCCACGGCGAAGAAATACGGCATCCCGCTCATCACGGTGCTGTTCGAGGACAACCGGTTCGGAAACGTGTGGCGCATCCAGCGAGACACCTACGGAGGACGATTCATCGGATCCGATCTCACGAACCCGGATTTCGAGCTGCTGGCACAGGCCTTCGGCATCGACTTCACCCTCGCCGACGATGCGGATGCCGTGCAGCGCGGCATCGCCGCCGCGATCGCGGCCCGCCAGCCGGCCATCATCAAGGTGCCGGTCGACGTCTTCCCGTCGCCCTGGCCGTTCATCCACGAGCCGAAGAAGCACTAG
- a CDS encoding M20 family metallopeptidase, producing MPETRLRADAAALMPELRDLRRILHRRPETGFALPRTRAVVVAALDGLGLQITTGPDDFTSVVAVLHGSLPGPSVLIRADMDALRIDECTGLPFASEVPGAMHACGHDLHTAALVGAARLLSARRDEIRGSVVFMFEPGEEAGGGARRMIDDGVLTAGGTRVTAAYGIHVLPGVSGVFSTRRGALMAGANTLTVRVIGRGGHGSRPHQAVDPVPAAAEIVLALHAFATRRFSPFDPVTLSVTKMRASDVVNVIPDEASLGVTIRTLSTRSVDVLADELPVLVEGIAAAHGCRGEAEFRAVYPVTVNDPTAATYALTVLGDLFGPARVEELEHPAMASEDFSYVLNEVPGAFIFLGATPEGTDPATAEMNHSPRAIFDDGVLGEQSAALAALALSHLGASADRD from the coding sequence ATGCCCGAAACCCGCCTTCGCGCCGACGCCGCCGCGCTGATGCCGGAGCTCAGAGATCTCCGGCGCATCCTGCACCGACGGCCGGAAACGGGCTTCGCACTCCCCCGCACCCGCGCTGTCGTCGTTGCAGCCCTGGACGGGCTCGGCCTGCAGATCACCACCGGGCCCGATGATTTCACGTCGGTCGTGGCCGTGCTGCACGGATCGCTTCCCGGCCCGTCGGTGCTGATCCGCGCCGACATGGATGCGCTCCGGATCGACGAGTGCACCGGGCTCCCGTTCGCCTCCGAGGTCCCGGGAGCGATGCATGCGTGCGGCCACGACCTCCACACGGCGGCGCTGGTCGGAGCGGCACGGCTGCTCAGCGCGAGACGGGACGAGATCCGCGGGTCCGTGGTCTTCATGTTCGAACCGGGCGAAGAGGCCGGCGGCGGCGCGCGGCGCATGATCGACGATGGCGTGCTCACGGCCGGAGGCACGCGCGTCACTGCGGCCTACGGCATTCACGTCCTGCCCGGCGTGAGCGGCGTCTTCTCCACCCGACGAGGCGCCTTGATGGCCGGCGCGAACACCCTCACCGTCCGCGTGATCGGACGAGGCGGCCACGGATCACGGCCGCACCAGGCCGTCGATCCGGTACCGGCCGCCGCGGAGATCGTGCTGGCCCTGCACGCGTTCGCGACGCGCCGCTTCTCCCCGTTCGACCCGGTGACGCTCTCGGTGACGAAGATGCGGGCCAGTGACGTCGTCAACGTCATCCCCGACGAAGCGAGCCTCGGCGTCACGATCCGCACCCTCTCGACGCGAAGTGTGGACGTGCTCGCCGACGAGCTCCCCGTGCTCGTCGAGGGCATCGCCGCCGCACACGGATGCCGCGGAGAGGCGGAGTTCCGCGCCGTATATCCGGTGACCGTCAACGACCCGACGGCGGCGACCTACGCCCTCACCGTTCTCGGCGACCTCTTCGGCCCGGCGCGCGTGGAAGAACTGGAGCATCCGGCGATGGCATCGGAGGACTTCTCGTACGTGCTGAACGAGGTGCCCGGCGCGTTCATCTTTCTCGGCGCGACACCGGAGGGCACCGACCCCGCAACCGCCGAGATGAATCATTCGCCGCGCGCGATCTTCGACGACGGCGTTCTCGGCGAGCAGTCCGCCGCCCTCGCCGCGCTGGCGCTGAGCCACCTCGGTGCATCCGCGGACCGCGACTGA
- a CDS encoding FCD domain-containing protein produces MAPITNAAVAVQVARALEAEITAEGWKSGHFIGRRQELAARFSVAPATLGEAIQLLRSRGIVDAKPGPGGGIFVADRSPFTQLSDQLLSLREGTATVTNCLRVLDALDGTVLHDAIEFANDADIADVRRSGQLVESVWGTPEGPAAIWALHARIARITPNELLRSLYTNLVDYITVEELDGATAPSTPERLQTHLDFAAAVVRRDHVLAASAVERHRGSSMAAVLS; encoded by the coding sequence ATGGCGCCGATCACGAACGCCGCTGTCGCCGTTCAGGTTGCTCGGGCGCTGGAGGCGGAGATCACGGCCGAGGGCTGGAAGTCGGGGCACTTCATCGGGCGTCGGCAGGAATTGGCCGCCCGTTTCAGCGTCGCGCCGGCCACGCTCGGCGAAGCCATCCAGCTCCTGCGCTCACGGGGGATCGTCGACGCCAAGCCCGGCCCTGGTGGAGGGATCTTCGTCGCCGATCGTTCGCCGTTCACGCAGCTGAGCGACCAACTGCTGAGCCTGCGTGAGGGAACGGCGACAGTCACCAACTGCCTTCGGGTACTCGATGCGCTCGATGGAACCGTGCTGCACGACGCGATCGAGTTCGCGAACGATGCGGATATCGCCGACGTCCGTCGTTCGGGGCAACTCGTCGAATCGGTCTGGGGAACGCCCGAGGGCCCGGCCGCGATCTGGGCGCTGCATGCGCGAATCGCACGCATCACGCCGAACGAACTACTGCGCAGTCTGTACACGAACCTGGTCGACTACATCACCGTCGAGGAACTCGATGGGGCGACCGCGCCGAGCACCCCTGAGCGCCTGCAGACCCACCTCGATTTCGCCGCCGCCGTGGTCCGCCGCGACCATGTGCTGGCCGCGTCGGCTGTCGAGCGTCACCGCGGGTCCTCGATGGCGGCTGTCCTTTCCTGA